CAGGACATGCACGACAGCCTGGGGCACCAGCTGGCCCTGATCTCCGTGCACACCGGGGCGCTGGAGGTGGATCCGGAACTGACCGGCCGTCAGCGCGAGGCGGTGGGCGTGCTGCGGCAGGCCTCGGTGTCCGCGATGCACGAACTGCGCGAGGTCGTCGGCATCCTGCGCGACGGCGTGGAGGCGCCCGCACCGGTCGAGGAGGCCCAGCCCGCGGCGCGCGGCGTGGCCGGGATCCCGGGGGTCGTGGAGGCGGCGCGGGGCTCGGGCACCGACGTACGGCTGACCACGTCGGGGCAGCCGAGGCCGCTGGTCGCGGCGTGCGACCACGCCGCGTACCGGATCGTCCAGGAGGCCCTGACGAACGCGTACAAGCACGCTCCGGGGGCGCCGATCGCCGTCGAGCTGCGGTACGAGGACGACTCGCTGGTGGTGGAGATCGCCAACGGGCCGGCGGCCGGTCCGGCGGACGTCGAGGTGGTCTCGGGCGGGCAGGGCCTGACGGGGCTGCGCGAGCGGGCGCGGCTGGTCGGCGGGATGGTGCACGCGGGCGCCACCGAGGGCGGCGGGTTCCGGGTGGCCGGGGTGCTCCCGTACGGGACCGAGCCGGCCGGGGTCGAGGACGTGGCCGACGACTTCGGGCAGCGGGCCCATGCACAGACGCACGCGCAGGCCGGGGGGCGGGGGCCGGCCGGGGAGCAGCCGATGGACTGGGCGGCGGTGGACCGGGAGCTGGCCGTACGGGTGCGCAGCCGGACCGGCGGCATCGCGGTGGGCTGCGGGATCGCCTTCGCGGCGGTGGTGCTGCTGGTGATCGTGCTCGGCGCCGGGGCGGTGCTGCTGGCGGACTCGGCGGGCGACGCGATGATCGGCCGGGACGAGTTCGACGCCGTGCACGTGGGCGAGCCGGAGGCGTCCGTCCGCGACCGGCTGCCGAGCGGCGAGAGCTTCATGACGGCGGGGGCGGTGCGCAAGGGGCCGGCCAGGCCGCCGGGCTCGGAGTGCCTGGCCCTGCTGGCCGAGGAACCGTCGGGAAGCTGGAGCACGGACCTGGTTTTCCGGTTCTGCTTCAAGGACGGCAAGCTCGTCGACAAGCAGGTCTACGAGGTCAAGCAGTAGGAGCACGGGTGACAGCCGAAGTGATCAGAGTGGTGATCGCCGACGACGAGCCGCTGATCCGGGCCGGGATCAGGATGATCCTGACCTCGGCGCCGGACATCGAGGTCGTCGCGGAGGCGGCGAACGGCCGGGAGGCGGTGGAACTGGCCCGCTCGCACGCGCCCGACGTGATGCTCCTCGACATCCAGATGCCGGTGATGGACGGGCTGACCGCACTGGGGGAGCTGCGGCGGGCCGTGCCGCAGGTGCGCGCGCTGATCCTGACCACCTTCGGTGAGAAGGAGAACGTGCTGCGGGCGCTGGGCCAGGGCGGCGCGGGATTCCTGCTGAAGGACTCGGCGCCGGGCGAGCTGATCGGGGCCGTCCGGGCCGCCGCGTCGGGGGACGCGTACCTCTCGCCGGGGGCCACCCGGCACGTGGTGGACCAGCTGGCGTCGGGGAAGGCCGCCGTGCGCGGCGAGGAGGCCCGGCGTCAGGTGGCGGCGCTGAGCGAGCGGGAGCGCGGTGTGCTGGCGCTGCTCGGCGAGGGACTCTCCAACGCGGACGCGGGCCGGCGGCTGCACATGAGCGAGGCGACCGTGAAGACCTACGTGAGCCGGATCCTGGCGAAGCTGGGCTGTGAGAACCGGGTCCAGGCCGCCTTGCTGGCCAGGGACGCCGGGCTGTAGATACGGTCAGCCCGTTCGAAACAGCGATCGATTGAACGGGTGGGGGCGGCGCCGATGGCGGCGGTAGCGGGGCAGCGGATTCCGGACGTGGCGGGCTTCGCGCCGCGGGTGGCTGCGGGTTCGCCCAAGGAGGAGGGCAAGGCGCTGCGCGTGCGCGTGCCGCGGTCGGCGCACGCCGCCTTCGTGGCGCCCGCCGGGCGGCCGGACGCGGTCCGGGCGGTGGAGGAGTCCAATGCGGGGCGGGTCGCCGAGCTGACTCCCATACGGGTGGGCCGGATGGCCGCGAACCCCTTCGCGTTCCTGCGCGGGGCGGCCGGGCTGATGGCCCACGACCTGTCGGGCGGCCCCGTGACCGGGGTCGGCGCGCAGATCTGCGGTGACGCCCACGCGGCGAACTTCGGCCTGTACGGGGACGCCCGGGGGCGGCTCGTGATCGACCTGAACGACTTCGACGAGACCGTGTTCGGCCCGTGGGAATGGGACGTCAAGCGGCTGGCGACCTCGCTGGTGCTGGCCGGCCGGGTGGCCGGCGCGGACGAGGACACCTGCCGGGCGGCCGCCCTCGACGCGGTGGGCGCCTACCGGCGGACCATGCGGCTGCTGGCCAGGCTGCCCGCCCTCGACGCGTGGAACGCCATCGCGGACGAGGAGCTCGTCTCGCACACCGACGCCCGCGATCTGCTGGGCACGCTGGAGCGGGTCTCGGTGAAGGCCCGCAACAACACCTCCGCCCGGTTCGCCGCCAAGTCGACGGTGACCGGGCCGGACGGCGCTCTGCGCTTCGTCGACGCGCTGCCCGTGCTGCGCCGCGTCGGTGACGGGGAGGCGGCGGCCGTGGCGGCCTCGCTCGGCTCCTACCTCCGGACGCTGCAGGGCGACCGGCTGCCGCTGCTGGCCCGGTACGCGATCCAGGACGTGGCCTTCCGCGTGGTCGGGACCGGGAGCGTCGGCACCCGCTCGTACGTGGTGCTGCTGCTGGACCACCGGGGCGAAGCGCTGGTGCTCCAGGTGAAGGAGGCACGGCCCTCGGTGCTGCTGCCGCACCTGCCCGCACTGGGCTTCACCTCGCCGCCCGAGGAGCACGAGGGCCGCCGGGTGGTCGCCGGGCAGAAGCGGATGCAGGTGGTCTCCGACATCATGCTGGGCTGGACCACGGTGGAGGGCCGGCCGTTCCAGGTGCGGCAGTTCCGCAACCGCAAGGGCAGCGTGGACCCGGCGGCGCTGGCCGTCGACCAGATCGACGACTACGGGCGGATGACCGGCGCCCTGCTGGCCCGGGCGCACGCGCACAGCGCCGACCCGAGGCTGCTGGCCGGCTACTGCGGCAAGAACGAGGAGCTGGACGAGGCGGTGGCGGCCTTCGCGGTGGCCTACGCCGACCGGACCGAGGCCGACCACGCCGACCTGGTGGCGGCCGTGCGGTGCGGGCGGATCGCCGCGGAAGCCGGGGTTTAGGTCGTCTCTTCGGAAGGGACGGCCCGGGACCGTGCCGGTCGTCCCTCCCGAAGGGACGGCGCAGGACCGTGCCGGACCGCGGCCCGCGCGGGCGATGTCCCTTCCCCGGCCACCGCCGGGAAGTGCCCCCGGTGAAGACGTCGCCCGCGCGGGCGGGCCGTAGGCTGGCCGGGTGAGCGAGCAGACCGAGCAGCCCGAGCAGACAGTCCCCGGTGGTTCCGGCGACTCCTCCACCGGTGAGGAGCGCCCCGAGGCGCGCCTGGAGCGGGCCGTACGGGCCGCCGAGCAGGCGCTGATCGAGTTCGAGATCGCGGTGGAGACCTTCCGCGTGGAGGTGGAGAACTTCTCCCGCCTGCACCACCAGAAGCTCGGCCCCATGTACTCGAGGCTCGACGAGCTGGACGCGCTGATCGCCGAGGCGAAGGCGGCCCGCAGCGGGGATCGCGACGATCTGCGCCGGGCCAAGGAAGCGCGCGCACTGGTCATGCCGATGCCGGGGGTGGACGAGCTGTTCCACGACTGGCTGAGCTCGGACGGGATCTCCGACGACGCCTCCGCGATGCTCACCGACCGGCCCGTGCGGCCGCCGGAGCGGGTGCGGCCCTCGGAGGAGGTGCGCCGCCTGTACCGCGAGCTGGTCCGCCAGGCGCATCCCGACCTCGCCCAGGAGGAGGCGGAGCGGGAACGGCGCGACGCGTTCATCGCGCGGGTCAACGCCGCGTACGGGCGGGGCGACGAGGGGCTGCTGCGCGAACTGGCCGAGGAGTGGGCGGCCGGCCCGGCCCCGGAGGCGGCTGCCCCGAGCGAGAGCGAGGAGCTGTACGCCCGGCTGGAGTGGCTGGCGCAGCGCAAGGAGCTGCTGGCGCTGGTGGCCCGGGAGCTGGAGGACAGTGCGATCGGGTCGATGCTGAGGATGGCGCCCGATGATCCGGACCGGCTGCTGGAGGAGATCGCGGAGCAGCTGCTGGCGCAGGTTTCCGAGCGCGAGGCGGAACTGGCGGCCGCGCTCGCCGCGGAGTGAGCGGGCCGGCTGGTGTCGGCTGGTGCCGGCTGGTGCCGGCTGGTGCCGGCGGGGCTGAATGCGCCCGTCGGATAGGTTGGAAGGACCATCTGCGATGAGAGAAGGCGACGTATGAACTTCGGACCGCTTCCCTCGGTGGACGCCGCCGCGGTGCCCTCCGAAGGCTTTGTCCTCGACGTCCGTGAGGACGACGAATGGGCGGCCGGTCACGTCGAGGGCGCCCTGCACATCCCGATGAGCGACTTCGTCGCCCGCTT
Above is a genomic segment from Streptomyces sp. NBC_01233 containing:
- a CDS encoding sensor histidine kinase, encoding MDVTAKTRAGWDWLRGPEPWTRRMLVADLAVGGVLAILGLGVDELSGGSGRRMLVGSVVVVALTLMRRRLPGTALVLASAVGALLPGTFFITPLLAWSAGRRIVGVGRAVAAFALAFVAAVGASVADQSAQMRPLLVIVFSTLMFLAMIVMPGLASRYWSQRRTLLRALHERNGQLLRERAMVAGQARLRERQRIAQDMHDSLGHQLALISVHTGALEVDPELTGRQREAVGVLRQASVSAMHELREVVGILRDGVEAPAPVEEAQPAARGVAGIPGVVEAARGSGTDVRLTTSGQPRPLVAACDHAAYRIVQEALTNAYKHAPGAPIAVELRYEDDSLVVEIANGPAAGPADVEVVSGGQGLTGLRERARLVGGMVHAGATEGGGFRVAGVLPYGTEPAGVEDVADDFGQRAHAQTHAQAGGRGPAGEQPMDWAAVDRELAVRVRSRTGGIAVGCGIAFAAVVLLVIVLGAGAVLLADSAGDAMIGRDEFDAVHVGEPEASVRDRLPSGESFMTAGAVRKGPARPPGSECLALLAEEPSGSWSTDLVFRFCFKDGKLVDKQVYEVKQ
- a CDS encoding response regulator transcription factor, which codes for MTAEVIRVVIADDEPLIRAGIRMILTSAPDIEVVAEAANGREAVELARSHAPDVMLLDIQMPVMDGLTALGELRRAVPQVRALILTTFGEKENVLRALGQGGAGFLLKDSAPGELIGAVRAAASGDAYLSPGATRHVVDQLASGKAAVRGEEARRQVAALSERERGVLALLGEGLSNADAGRRLHMSEATVKTYVSRILAKLGCENRVQAALLARDAGL
- a CDS encoding DUF2252 domain-containing protein; its protein translation is MAAVAGQRIPDVAGFAPRVAAGSPKEEGKALRVRVPRSAHAAFVAPAGRPDAVRAVEESNAGRVAELTPIRVGRMAANPFAFLRGAAGLMAHDLSGGPVTGVGAQICGDAHAANFGLYGDARGRLVIDLNDFDETVFGPWEWDVKRLATSLVLAGRVAGADEDTCRAAALDAVGAYRRTMRLLARLPALDAWNAIADEELVSHTDARDLLGTLERVSVKARNNTSARFAAKSTVTGPDGALRFVDALPVLRRVGDGEAAAVAASLGSYLRTLQGDRLPLLARYAIQDVAFRVVGTGSVGTRSYVVLLLDHRGEALVLQVKEARPSVLLPHLPALGFTSPPEEHEGRRVVAGQKRMQVVSDIMLGWTTVEGRPFQVRQFRNRKGSVDPAALAVDQIDDYGRMTGALLARAHAHSADPRLLAGYCGKNEELDEAVAAFAVAYADRTEADHADLVAAVRCGRIAAEAGV